A region of the Cannabis sativa cultivar Pink pepper isolate KNU-18-1 chromosome 3, ASM2916894v1, whole genome shotgun sequence genome:
aatagatagtgaaggcttcaggaaaattacactttctgaatcagaaaaacctgagcctccactctcttctctagccgccactctctctctcttttcttcctcaaaaatttcgaacctctcttagtgattagagtagtgcccacacacatcaagcaatacctcaatcatagtgaggaagattgtgaagaaagatcaacagcaaaggagattcagcatcaagaattcagagaagaagatccaggttcagatcttgataatactctgctacagaaaggaatcaagggttagagatctgaacggaaggagtcattataattccgctgcacccaatgtaaggtttcttaaactttatatgtgtttaatttatcgttttagaaagttcatatttaggatgttaataaacatacttgtgagtagatctaagatcctggtaaaataatatccaataatTCCATGGATGAGAGCATCCATTTTCATTcatggaatgagggcattccataaaTGAATAGAGAAAAATAAGAATGAGAGAGGAGCAAAATAcacatcaaaagaaaaaaagaaataggAATGAGTTCATTCCATGAATACTTACCCTTGAAGCTTTCTTGATTGTTGCCAAAAAAAGTatcgtttatatttttttctctgtgtttcttttctctctttctcagacttttttttttcaaagtggcGATCCTTTTTTCTGTTCTCAACTTCTCCTATTTGTAGACCCtattttttccaataaaattattatattttttttttcctgtaaCGTAAAGGATGAGTAAAAATAGGGGAGTGGGGAGTTGAGATcctattttctctctatttgactgatatttattttttattattattattattttaaaaaccaataataaaataataataaatttattgattcctcttcttcttttttttttatcgttcaACAGATGCCCCCTCAAGCAAGTGCATGTCATTTATGTACACACATCTTGCTTgagaattttgtattttattttgtctgaCCTACTTTTATTGTGCAGTATGTCTAATTCTAGGGGACTTGGCTCTCAATGAGCTCCGAACAATTTAGGAAGAGAAATAGAGATTGGACCATCTTATCGACGCTCCATTTCATTGAATGAAGTAAAAGCATCCAATGATCATCAAGATCCTGTTTCTTTGTGTAAGATTGAAGATGTAATCTCGGGTGACTTACAATATAATTCTTCGCTTGATGATAATGTTGTCCAGCACACTCGAGGCTTTGGTCCCAATTTCCAAGCTAAAGTTCTTGGGGATATTGACAATAAACAGGATGCTGATATGGATTACCAAGTCACTGTGGACTTTTATCCAAGCCTTCATCGTGTTTTAGCAGAGAAAAAGGCCaataacaattttttctttCATGGACATGCTGTATTTGCGACATATCTTATTGAATGGACAGACCTTATTTTGCGCACAAATCGAGATACTTTGAATCACGCTAGAATTTATGGAGCTGTTTATATATCGAGATATCCATTCAATTATGAGAGATCTGTATGGCGAGCTTTTTCTGAACTCTGGGGTCCTCTGTCTAACACATTTCATCATAGCAGCGGTGAGATGGGAATATCTCTGTATGATTTGAAGGTTATTGGAGGGTTACCTATTTTAGGAATTCCTTATGAAGAGTTCATACCTCTTAACAAAAAATTGGTTGGTGTCACTCCATATCATTCTACTACTGCAGAGGTTTTAAGGTTCCACActcaaatttataattatttgaagaGTGTCAAATTTATGCCAAAACAAATGATATAAATGTATCTTGGGAGCAGTGGATAGAATTTTTCTATAGACGGAAAAAGATGTTTCAAGGTGTGAGACAAAACTCGACTTGTGAGGCCATTGGAGAAGACGGCCAAAGGAAAGGTAAATCAAAAGTTAATCTTCATTCTATTCCATTGAACATTTCAAAAGACGGTAGTCTTGCAGCCTTTCTGTCTTTATGGCTAAGTCGTTTTGTTTTTCCTACTAAGGGCTCCAACATTAGACCTGAAACTTTTTATACGGCTTCAATGATGGCCCACGGACACAAAGTTTCACTTGCACCCTCTGTTTTGGGATACATTTATCGAGCTTTGTATGATTCATCCATACATGGCCAGGGGCGAGGTCAAGCCTTCTTACCTATGCATTATGTGATAGGTTGGTTAGCCGA
Encoded here:
- the LOC133036265 gene encoding uncharacterized protein LOC133036265; its protein translation is MPPQARREIEIGPSYRRSISLNEVKASNDHQDPVSLCKIEDVISGDLQYNSSLDDNVVQHTRGFGPNFQAKVLGDIDNKQDADMDYQVTVDFYPSLHRVLAEKKANNNFFFHGHAVFATYLIEWTDLILRTNRDTLNHARIYGAVYISRYPFNYERSVWRAFSELWGPLSNTFHHSSGEMGISLYDLKVIGGLPILGIPYEEFIPLNKKLVGVTPYHSTTAEWIEFFYRRKKMFQGVRQNSTCEAIGEDGQRKGKSKVNLHSIPLNISKDGSLAAFLSLWLSRFVFPTKGSNIRPETFYTASMMAHGHKVSLAPSVLGYIYRALYDSSIHGQGRGQAFLPMHYVIGWLAEHFRHLYSGWDLMALPHLSKYVGIPAERRSMNGARHILRGEDYVMHRPYSFPMEKDLDFLDNEDLSDEKFELLISMRSSLLPVRVGNDAYLEPYYPNRFARQFGFDQGVPSDKFCLSIPRRRQCGISEIAKAWVLILRRNTGIHFHIPRTLRMGQCTWWYCRWWLRSCIPYLGKSVKAIHSTLSKQPFKEEESNYVIKDIRLLYSNPEEVFERCPPQHNEFTGANYADTESDIGSENVHSLVPHFKQKKRAKHDEYSRIEDVFFPLT